The Styela clava chromosome 2, kaStyClav1.hap1.2, whole genome shotgun sequence genome contains a region encoding:
- the LOC120336642 gene encoding tomoregulin-1-like isoform X2: MYDKNIITLIFILVTIFWNMTVSNATYCDRNNPCKYDGTCYRGRCICSASCFNKGAMIMCGEDGNHYMNYCFLKMQSCEQQREIKIRCVGMCSTCDTMQSNNPRQKVILSSQVQSSMTKVCSMEDTYCLNYGLCVKNSGVRTCICPHGYTGERCERKEHRKTPYRSQPLIGTNDEDIQISKEVSITFTLVLCATSAMGVGIIASFIYYRIRLKKIQNEENEETTNEKDVLDIINDNRTSKSFYVTTCTDV, translated from the exons ATGTACG ATAAAAACATCATAACACTAATTTTTATACTAGTAACAATATTTTGGAATATGACAGTCAGCAACGCAACATACTGTGATAGAAATAATCCTTGTAAATACGATGGAACATGTTATCGAGGAAGATGCATCTGCTCTGCATCGTGTTTTAATAAAG GGGCTATGATAATGTGTGGAGAAGACGGCAATCACTATATGAATTACTGTTTTCTGAAGATGCAATCATGTGAACAACAGCGTGAGATTAAAATAAGATGCGTCGGCATGTGTTCAACGTGTGATACAATGCAAAGCAATAATCCGAGACAGAAAGTGATCTTATCGTCGCAAG ttcAAAGTTCAATGACAAAAGTTTGCTCAATGGAAGATACGTATTGTTTGAACTACGGACTCTGCGTAAAAAATTCTGGAGTTCGAACATGCAT ATGTCCACATGGTTACACAGGTGAGCGGTGCGAAAGGAAAGAACACCGGAAAACCCCTTATCGAAGCCAACCTTTGATTGGAACAAACGATGAAGACATACAGATATCGAAGGAAGTGTCAATAACGTTTACTTTGGTATTATGCGCAACGTCGGCGATGGGCGTCGGGATAATTGCGTCGTTCATATATTACAG gaTAAGGctgaaaaaaattcagaatGAAGAAAACGAAGAGACGACGAACGAAAAAGATGTTCTGGATATTATTAACGATAACAGAACGAGTAAAAGTTTTTATGTGACAACATGCACAGACGTTTGA
- the LOC120336642 gene encoding tomoregulin-1-like isoform X1 → MYDKNIITLIFILVTIFWNMTVSNATYCDRNNPCKYDGTCYRGRCICSASCFNKGAMIMCGEDGNHYMNYCFLKMQSCEQQREIKIRCVGMCSTCDTMQSNNPRQKVILSSQGQIRLFQSSMTKVCSMEDTYCLNYGLCVKNSGVRTCICPHGYTGERCERKEHRKTPYRSQPLIGTNDEDIQISKEVSITFTLVLCATSAMGVGIIASFIYYRIRLKKIQNEENEETTNEKDVLDIINDNRTSKSFYVTTCTDV, encoded by the exons ATGTACG ATAAAAACATCATAACACTAATTTTTATACTAGTAACAATATTTTGGAATATGACAGTCAGCAACGCAACATACTGTGATAGAAATAATCCTTGTAAATACGATGGAACATGTTATCGAGGAAGATGCATCTGCTCTGCATCGTGTTTTAATAAAG GGGCTATGATAATGTGTGGAGAAGACGGCAATCACTATATGAATTACTGTTTTCTGAAGATGCAATCATGTGAACAACAGCGTGAGATTAAAATAAGATGCGTCGGCATGTGTTCAACGTGTGATACAATGCAAAGCAATAATCCGAGACAGAAAGTGATCTTATCGTCGCAAGGTCAGATACGACTAT ttcAAAGTTCAATGACAAAAGTTTGCTCAATGGAAGATACGTATTGTTTGAACTACGGACTCTGCGTAAAAAATTCTGGAGTTCGAACATGCAT ATGTCCACATGGTTACACAGGTGAGCGGTGCGAAAGGAAAGAACACCGGAAAACCCCTTATCGAAGCCAACCTTTGATTGGAACAAACGATGAAGACATACAGATATCGAAGGAAGTGTCAATAACGTTTACTTTGGTATTATGCGCAACGTCGGCGATGGGCGTCGGGATAATTGCGTCGTTCATATATTACAG gaTAAGGctgaaaaaaattcagaatGAAGAAAACGAAGAGACGACGAACGAAAAAGATGTTCTGGATATTATTAACGATAACAGAACGAGTAAAAGTTTTTATGTGACAACATGCACAGACGTTTGA